Proteins from one Natrinema salinisoli genomic window:
- a CDS encoding FlaD/FlaE family flagellar protein yields the protein MDLGLDSLRSFLEDFLSDSGGRRGRQREQQRRQQEDQGGDAADAQAGAETTADETENGDPAESETDEGDGGGGLFGRGSSSASDEEELDDLYYRIDELEEQLEDKSTELGSVRDSQQQVADQVEEMNDTVRQLLGVYDMLTDDVNPFTGAGEERNGFGVFGEDDPAADEQPGIGVADGGSTSGDETVSFGDLKGAIEDATAAQADTSGDDVGGETIAFDEDDDETSEEARNDTTVEVQATESVDGPDTEADSDDDGGSDVTLESLANTYATDIIVLEWLTELVRTAGPAATLRAISYYAEIGWIDEEVKAHLEAMLSGPDLDIHVDPGATPDELTAEDHADSYTYIMKLQEIHETKREIEPDADTGS from the coding sequence GGACTCGATTCCCTCCGCAGCTTCCTCGAAGACTTCCTGAGCGATAGCGGCGGCCGCCGAGGTCGCCAGCGCGAGCAGCAACGCCGCCAACAGGAAGATCAGGGCGGCGACGCGGCCGACGCGCAGGCGGGAGCGGAGACGACGGCCGACGAGACGGAGAACGGCGACCCCGCCGAGTCCGAGACGGACGAGGGCGACGGCGGCGGTGGCCTGTTCGGCCGCGGGTCCTCGTCGGCGTCCGACGAGGAAGAGCTCGACGACCTCTACTACCGGATCGACGAACTCGAGGAGCAACTCGAGGACAAGAGCACGGAACTGGGCTCAGTTCGGGACTCCCAACAGCAGGTCGCGGATCAGGTCGAAGAGATGAACGACACGGTTCGTCAGCTGCTCGGAGTCTACGACATGTTGACCGACGACGTGAATCCGTTTACCGGAGCCGGCGAGGAACGAAACGGGTTCGGCGTCTTCGGTGAGGACGATCCGGCGGCCGACGAGCAACCCGGGATCGGGGTCGCCGACGGCGGGTCGACGAGCGGCGACGAGACGGTTTCGTTCGGCGACCTGAAAGGCGCTATCGAAGACGCGACGGCGGCGCAGGCCGACACGTCCGGCGACGACGTCGGTGGTGAAACGATCGCGTTCGACGAGGACGACGACGAGACCAGTGAGGAAGCGCGCAACGACACCACCGTCGAAGTGCAGGCCACCGAAAGCGTCGACGGGCCGGATACCGAGGCGGATTCGGACGACGACGGTGGGTCCGACGTCACCCTCGAGAGCCTCGCGAACACGTACGCGACGGACATCATCGTCCTGGAGTGGCTGACCGAACTGGTCCGGACGGCCGGCCCGGCGGCGACGCTGCGCGCGATCTCCTACTACGCCGAGATCGGGTGGATCGACGAGGAGGTCAAAGCACACCTCGAGGCGATGCTGAGCGGCCCGGATCTCGACATCCACGTCGACCCCGGGGCGACGCCGGACGAGCTGACCGCCGAGGATCACGCCGACAGCTACACGTACATCATGAAGCTGCAGGAGATCCACGAGACGAAACGGGAAATCGAGCCGGACGCCGACACGGGGAGCTGA
- a CDS encoding flagellin: protein MGFSTSGATAIIFVGVLVAAGIAYPVFQTAYEERTTAIENHDDRALEMRNTAIEIASASYDANGNGDFIMEVNNTGSTVLSVPETDLLLDGVYQDSYETSVNGNADRELWQPGETLTVTVSTEQPNRVKIVTEHGIAATEVL from the coding sequence GTGGGATTCAGTACCAGTGGTGCGACGGCAATCATCTTCGTGGGCGTGCTCGTCGCGGCGGGGATCGCCTACCCGGTGTTTCAGACGGCCTACGAGGAGCGGACGACTGCGATCGAGAACCACGACGATCGGGCGCTCGAGATGCGAAACACGGCGATCGAGATCGCGTCCGCGAGCTACGACGCGAACGGGAACGGAGATTTCATCATGGAAGTAAACAACACCGGTTCGACGGTACTCTCGGTTCCCGAGACGGATCTCCTGCTCGACGGCGTCTATCAGGACTCGTACGAGACGAGCGTGAACGGAAACGCCGATCGGGAACTGTGGCAGCCCGGCGAGACGCTGACGGTGACGGTTTCGACCGAGCAGCCGAACAGGGTTAAGATCGTGACCGAACACGGAATCGCGGCGACGGAGGTGCTGTAA
- a CDS encoding flagellar protein G, whose product MAGDSVSTLILFIAAMLVAAGVAGTLVTNVNEISNSVDTKSGEMTDKIETDIEIISDPGSEAVYNSDGAGNITLLVKNTGQKTLATDGTGLDILVNGSYVSSDEYTITVRDGGGSWRDGRVAAIEIDRSLATGEEHRVQVTANGAEEVFEFYVP is encoded by the coding sequence ATGGCCGGCGACTCAGTCTCGACGCTGATCCTGTTCATCGCCGCGATGCTGGTCGCCGCCGGCGTCGCCGGGACGCTGGTCACCAACGTCAACGAGATCAGCAACTCGGTCGATACGAAGAGTGGCGAGATGACCGACAAGATCGAGACCGATATCGAGATCATCAGCGATCCGGGCAGCGAGGCAGTGTACAACTCCGACGGTGCCGGGAACATCACGCTCCTCGTCAAAAACACCGGCCAGAAGACGCTCGCGACCGACGGAACCGGGCTCGACATACTGGTCAACGGCTCGTACGTCTCGAGCGACGAGTACACGATCACGGTTCGGGACGGCGGCGGCTCCTGGCGAGACGGGCGGGTCGCCGCGATCGAGATCGACCGGTCGCTCGCGACGGGCGAGGAGCACAGGGTGCAGGTGACGGCCAACGGCGCGGAGGAGGTGTTCGAATTCTACGTCCCATGA
- a CDS encoding ATPase domain-containing protein → MTEYHSIGLTGRDRVNNAIGGGIPAGSIMLIEGQDGAGKSAISQRFSYGLATEDAYVTYVSTELKSWEFVQQMNSLSYDVVDLLLDEQLLFLHANVDTHNEGKERQLLGRLTSAQTLWKADVVFVDTLSALLRNDPNYEAGSKDGEEDHVIQRLVTFLRQVTMRDKSVVLTVDPTSVRDDALRPLRNVADIYFQIETNTVGQEIRRKILVRRFQNMKSPVDDSIGFSVQQGRGVSIVSRTVA, encoded by the coding sequence ATGACCGAGTATCACTCCATCGGACTGACCGGACGGGATCGCGTGAACAACGCCATCGGCGGCGGGATTCCAGCGGGGAGTATCATGCTTATCGAAGGCCAAGACGGTGCGGGAAAGAGTGCGATCTCGCAACGGTTCTCCTACGGACTGGCGACGGAGGACGCGTACGTCACGTACGTCTCGACGGAACTGAAGTCCTGGGAGTTCGTCCAGCAAATGAACTCGCTGTCCTACGACGTCGTCGACCTCCTGCTCGACGAGCAGTTGTTGTTCCTGCACGCGAACGTCGACACCCACAACGAAGGCAAGGAGCGCCAGTTGCTGGGCCGGCTCACGAGCGCCCAAACGCTCTGGAAGGCCGACGTCGTCTTCGTCGATACGCTCTCCGCACTGTTACGAAACGATCCGAACTACGAAGCGGGCAGTAAGGACGGCGAGGAAGACCACGTCATCCAGCGGCTCGTCACGTTCCTGCGACAGGTGACGATGCGGGACAAGTCCGTCGTCCTGACGGTCGATCCGACGAGCGTCCGCGACGACGCGTTGCGGCCGCTGCGGAACGTGGCCGACATCTACTTCCAGATCGAGACGAACACGGTCGGCCAGGAAATCAGGCGCAAGATCCTGGTCCGGCGCTTCCAGAACATGAAAAGTCCGGTCGACGACTCCATCGGCTTCAGCGTCCAGCAGGGCCGTGGCGTCTCGATCGTCAGCAGGACGGTGGCATAA
- a CDS encoding type II/IV secretion system ATPase subunit: MSDFGTARLESKLDGLADEHPHLREHLNWFYEEYGEYPKLIDEPSGEWESDRPNVIYEAESPIFCHVHGDMGIDTTYYCVEPTLEDEDKALYNQLRQRILDKSVTRPAPSDDEEFEEHLDELLDEVVEVGSGITGQSIGRLKSLGRSKVSLSQDQFTRLRYQLQRDIVGLGPLEPVMVDTANEDIHVIGPKQCYLDHGTYGMISATVDFGTPEEFEQWLRNMGERMNHPVSDSDPIIDATLPDGSRINIIYSDDVSVQGPSLTIRQGEEIPLSVFQITKWGTLSPELAAYLWLCLENEQTVFVVGETASGKTTTLNAALSFIPRDAKIYTAEDTSEVVPPHNTWQQLLTREGSGDESADVDMFDLVAAALRSRPDYIVVGEVRGAEGQMAFQAAQTGHPVMLTFHASDIVSMIQRFTGAPINVPETFMDNCDVALFQNRVKQGDDVLRRVTSVQEIEGYSDYEGGVVTRQAFKWDPRDDEVAFTGRNNSFVLEEQIATLLGYQDTREIYDELDRRAEIIRQLIDADVLGYHEVNKAIADFQRDGLEGLPIRISGIDQFA, translated from the coding sequence ATGTCAGACTTCGGAACTGCGCGACTCGAGAGCAAACTGGACGGACTGGCGGACGAACACCCCCACCTGCGGGAACATCTCAACTGGTTCTACGAGGAATACGGCGAGTATCCGAAGCTCATCGACGAGCCGAGCGGCGAGTGGGAGTCCGATCGGCCGAACGTCATCTACGAAGCGGAGTCGCCGATCTTCTGTCACGTTCACGGCGACATGGGGATCGACACGACCTACTACTGCGTTGAACCGACGCTCGAGGACGAGGACAAAGCCCTCTACAATCAGCTCCGACAGCGAATCCTCGATAAGAGCGTCACCCGGCCGGCGCCGAGCGACGACGAGGAGTTCGAGGAGCACTTGGACGAGCTGCTGGACGAAGTCGTCGAAGTCGGGTCGGGGATCACTGGCCAGTCGATCGGGCGGCTCAAATCGCTCGGGCGAAGCAAGGTCTCGCTCTCGCAGGACCAGTTCACCCGGTTGCGCTACCAGCTCCAGCGCGATATCGTCGGGCTGGGCCCGCTGGAACCAGTGATGGTCGACACGGCGAACGAGGACATCCACGTGATCGGGCCGAAACAGTGTTACCTCGATCACGGCACGTACGGCATGATCTCGGCGACCGTCGACTTCGGGACGCCCGAAGAGTTCGAACAGTGGCTCCGGAACATGGGCGAACGGATGAACCACCCCGTCAGCGACTCCGACCCGATCATCGACGCGACCCTGCCAGACGGTTCGCGTATCAACATCATCTACTCCGACGACGTCTCCGTCCAGGGACCGTCGCTGACCATCCGACAGGGCGAGGAGATCCCGCTGTCGGTCTTCCAGATTACGAAGTGGGGGACCCTGAGTCCCGAACTGGCCGCGTACCTCTGGCTCTGTCTCGAGAACGAACAAACCGTCTTCGTCGTCGGTGAGACTGCCTCGGGGAAGACGACGACGTTGAACGCGGCGCTGTCGTTCATCCCGCGGGACGCGAAGATCTATACGGCGGAGGACACCTCCGAAGTCGTCCCGCCGCACAACACCTGGCAACAGCTGCTCACCCGCGAGGGATCCGGCGACGAGTCGGCCGACGTCGACATGTTCGACCTGGTCGCGGCCGCGCTCCGATCGCGGCCCGACTACATCGTCGTGGGTGAGGTCCGCGGAGCGGAGGGGCAGATGGCGTTCCAGGCGGCTCAGACCGGCCACCCGGTCATGCTGACGTTCCACGCCAGCGACATCGTCTCGATGATCCAGCGCTTTACCGGAGCCCCGATCAACGTCCCCGAGACGTTCATGGACAACTGCGACGTCGCCCTGTTCCAGAACCGGGTCAAGCAAGGCGACGACGTCCTCCGACGGGTGACCTCGGTTCAGGAGATCGAGGGCTACTCCGACTACGAGGGCGGCGTCGTCACCCGCCAGGCGTTCAAGTGGGACCCCCGCGACGACGAGGTCGCGTTCACGGGGCGGAACAACTCCTTCGTGCTCGAGGAACAGATCGCGACGCTGCTCGGCTATCAGGACACCCGCGAGATCTACGACGAACTCGACCGCCGGGCCGAGATCATCCGACAACTCATCGACGCCGACGTGCTGGGCTACCACGAGGTCAACAAGGCGATTGCCGACTTCCAGCGCGACGGCCTCGAGGGACTGCCCATTCGGATCAGCGGGATCGATCAATTCGCCTGA
- the flaJ gene encoding archaellar assembly protein FlaJ, producing the protein MSTDSQSAPDMSARSLLESLNMAYANMDMSASRYLLLIIAPAFAFFVGSGVAVLVLGLSLMVGLPVVMLGLLAMVVAIIYPKLAQDRKRKQIRQRFHLFLTHITVLSMTNINRVEIFRTLAEEDEYDALAEEMGHLVAMVDTWNQSLDDACRLRAKQTTSPLLTDFLERLAYTVGGGQRISDFLMDEQDTIIQQFVTRYEADLAKLDVMKELYMSMMLSVAFILVFAIVLPILIGTNPTLLIGGTIVMFSIVQVAFIYAIHVISPYDPIWYIEETEGTGPLNRIPRAMAIGIGCSVVLALVMIAAMLGYVPPIADRAPLPIMAAIPVTPLLLPGWRMRQEEQKVKVRDGEFPSFIRALGAVESVKQTSTGSVLESLRRKDFGALTANIDALYKRLNMRIDDIRSWRLFAAETGSYLIQKFGDMYVVGRQMGGDPKVLGQVISENQNEVLKVREQRQQATMTLIGVLYGITASAVFSFFVGLEVVEIMMDITSEMNLGEQSDIAGSILNTEQYNIRTIEFLLILTIIINAGLSAVMIRLTDRGHMISALVHFVFLTWLGAVVAVVTQYVVNVVISV; encoded by the coding sequence ATGTCGACCGACTCCCAGTCAGCGCCGGATATGAGCGCTCGATCGCTGCTCGAGTCGCTCAACATGGCGTACGCGAACATGGACATGTCCGCGTCGCGGTATCTGCTGCTCATTATCGCGCCCGCGTTCGCGTTCTTCGTCGGCTCGGGAGTGGCGGTCCTCGTCCTCGGGCTCTCCCTGATGGTCGGACTCCCGGTCGTCATGCTGGGACTGTTGGCGATGGTCGTCGCGATCATCTATCCCAAGCTGGCCCAGGACCGCAAGCGAAAGCAGATCCGGCAGCGCTTTCACCTGTTCCTGACCCACATCACCGTCCTCTCGATGACGAACATCAACCGCGTCGAGATCTTCCGCACCCTCGCGGAGGAAGACGAGTACGACGCCCTCGCGGAGGAGATGGGACACCTCGTCGCGATGGTCGACACGTGGAACCAGAGCCTCGACGACGCCTGCCGGCTCCGGGCCAAACAGACGACGAGTCCCCTCCTGACGGACTTCCTGGAGCGGCTGGCGTACACGGTCGGCGGCGGCCAGCGGATCAGTGACTTCCTGATGGACGAACAGGACACGATCATTCAGCAGTTCGTCACGCGATACGAGGCGGACCTCGCGAAGCTCGACGTGATGAAGGAGCTGTACATGTCGATGATGCTGTCGGTGGCGTTCATCCTCGTGTTCGCGATCGTCCTGCCCATCCTGATCGGGACGAACCCGACCCTCCTCATCGGCGGGACCATCGTCATGTTCTCGATCGTCCAGGTGGCGTTCATCTACGCGATCCACGTCATTTCGCCGTACGACCCCATCTGGTACATCGAGGAGACCGAAGGGACCGGCCCGTTGAATCGAATCCCGCGAGCGATGGCCATCGGTATCGGCTGTAGCGTCGTTCTCGCGCTCGTCATGATAGCCGCAATGCTCGGATACGTTCCGCCCATCGCCGACCGCGCCCCGTTGCCGATCATGGCCGCGATTCCCGTGACGCCGCTGCTCCTCCCCGGCTGGCGGATGCGCCAGGAAGAACAGAAGGTCAAGGTTCGCGACGGGGAGTTCCCCAGCTTCATTCGCGCGCTCGGGGCGGTCGAGAGCGTCAAACAGACCTCGACCGGCAGCGTCCTCGAGAGCCTGCGGCGGAAAGATTTCGGGGCGTTGACGGCCAACATCGACGCGCTCTACAAGCGACTCAACATGCGGATCGACGACATCCGCTCCTGGCGGCTGTTCGCCGCCGAAACCGGCTCCTACCTCATCCAGAAGTTCGGCGACATGTACGTCGTCGGCCGCCAGATGGGCGGCGATCCGAAGGTGCTCGGACAGGTCATCAGCGAGAACCAAAACGAGGTGCTCAAGGTCCGCGAACAACGTCAACAGGCGACGATGACCCTAATCGGCGTCCTCTACGGGATCACCGCCTCGGCCGTTTTCTCGTTTTTCGTCGGCCTCGAGGTCGTCGAGATCATGATGGACATCACGAGCGAGATGAACCTCGGCGAACAGAGCGACATCGCCGGCAGTATACTCAATACCGAACAGTACAACATCCGGACCATCGAGTTCCTGCTTATCCTGACGATCATCATCAACGCCGGGCTCTCGGCGGTCATGATCCGGCTCACCGACCGCGGTCACATGATCAGCGCCCTGGTTCATTTCGTCTTCCTGACCTGGCTCGGCGCAGTGGTCGCCGTCGTTACACAGTACGTGGTCAACGTGGTCATCAGCGTCTGA
- a CDS encoding FlaD/FlaE family flagellar protein, translating to MSDSKPYLETLERSAGRTDATIQWARFLGETFGTTGALNCLRYYEDLGWISSLVREQMVSYLRGLSMGEIHNKRYDEPTTLEYPLESLSGTLFSAHAQSLEYIATIRGDDLEEHVMIARMAERRVERRIDDDEDEADEPNEMVSIIRDGPSTH from the coding sequence ATGTCAGACTCAAAGCCCTACCTCGAGACGCTCGAACGATCGGCCGGGCGCACCGACGCCACGATCCAGTGGGCGCGCTTTCTCGGCGAAACCTTCGGCACGACGGGCGCGCTGAACTGTCTGCGCTACTACGAGGACCTGGGATGGATCAGTTCCCTCGTCCGCGAGCAGATGGTCTCGTACCTGCGCGGACTCTCGATGGGAGAGATCCACAACAAACGGTACGACGAACCGACCACCCTCGAGTACCCCCTCGAGTCCCTGAGCGGGACGCTCTTCAGCGCGCACGCCCAGAGTCTCGAGTACATCGCGACGATTCGGGGCGACGACCTCGAGGAACACGTGATGATCGCGCGGATGGCCGAACGCCGGGTCGAACGGCGGATCGACGACGACGAAGACGAGGCCGACGAACCCAACGAGATGGTCAGTATCATCCGCGACGGGCCATCGACACACTGA
- a CDS encoding helix-turn-helix transcriptional regulator encodes MRKDTTNTDSVLDELSKAATADNQSESYDISLGSSDDATKDVERELDELMDQVNSALPTDEVQFDEAIIKENLDEILLMLIALHEETHGKELLSDLTHLFGAQLSPGTVYPSLHNLEEEDVLSMHAKVRTKEYSIDDEEYVRATVERTMVQHLAFGLLLYAFLPRL; translated from the coding sequence ATGCGTAAGGATACAACAAATACCGATTCCGTGCTCGACGAACTGTCGAAAGCGGCGACTGCGGACAACCAGTCGGAATCGTACGACATCTCGCTCGGATCGTCCGACGATGCAACGAAAGACGTCGAGCGCGAACTCGACGAACTGATGGACCAGGTAAACAGCGCACTCCCGACCGACGAGGTCCAGTTCGACGAGGCCATCATCAAGGAGAACTTGGACGAGATCCTCCTGATGCTCATCGCGTTGCACGAAGAAACCCACGGGAAGGAACTCCTCTCGGATCTGACCCACCTCTTCGGCGCCCAGCTCAGTCCGGGTACCGTCTACCCGAGCCTGCATAATCTAGAGGAAGAGGACGTTCTCTCGATGCACGCCAAAGTTCGAACCAAGGAGTACTCCATCGACGACGAGGAGTACGTTCGTGCGACCGTCGAACGGACGATGGTCCAACACCTCGCCTTCGGCCTGTTGCTGTACGCCTTCCTGCCGCGCCTCTGA